The Coffea arabica cultivar ET-39 chromosome 4e, Coffea Arabica ET-39 HiFi, whole genome shotgun sequence genome includes a window with the following:
- the LOC140005719 gene encoding uncharacterized protein — protein MDKRAPDPIIILKVDTNCCDDCSGKLQKALLEINGVNQAIVDPQKKSVSIRGNANSCMLIEEIARMGKRAELMFYDKEPKVEGHHQKNVRFAQGKHPSTDDHHKQNVRQDDGHKHFCCDDHDDGGEENMPSWGSKNIFGSHSDYPRQTHFCPESSRHDARNPNHSRWFREEPPPYDHPRWRMPPPPPSSYFYGPFRGRRPMSQFDHFPH, from the exons ATGGATAAGCGTGCTCCTGATCCG ATTATTATTCTAAAAGTCGACACCAACTGCTGTGATGATTGCTCGGGAAAACTGCAGAAAGCATTGTTGGAGATTAATG GTGTTAATCAAGCTATTGTTGATCCACAAAAGAAATCGGTATCAATTAGAGGCAATGCAAACTCTTGCATGCTGATTGAGGAAATTGCCAGGATGGGAAAGAGAGCAGAACTCATGTTCTATGACAAGGAGCCTAAAGTTGAAGGACACCACCAAAAGAATGTGAGATTCGCTCAAGGAAAGCATCCGTCCACAGATGATCATCATAAGCAAAATGTTAGACAAGATGATGGACACAAACACTTTTGTTGTGATGATCATGATGATGGTGGGGAGGAAAATATGCCTTCATGGGGTAGTAAAAACATTTTTGGGAGCCACAGTGATTATCCTAGACAGACACATTTTTGTCCAGAAAGTTCAAGGCATGATGCTAGGAATCCAAATCACTCGAGATGGTTTAGGGAGGAGCCACCTCCGTATGACCATCCGAGATGGAGAATGCCGCCGCCGCCACCTTCATCTTATTTCTATGGTCCGTTCAGGGGGAGGAGGCCCATGTCTCAATTTGATCACTTTCCCCACTAG